In Streptomyces longhuiensis, the following proteins share a genomic window:
- the dnaN gene encoding DNA polymerase III subunit beta, translating into MKIRVERDVLAEAVAWAARSLPARPPAPVLAGLLLKAEEGALSLSSFDYEVSARVSVDAEIDEEGTVLVSGRLLADICRALPNRPVEISTDGVRATVVCGSSRFTLHTLPVEEYPALPQMPTATGTVPGEVFASAAAQVAIAAGRDDTLPVLTGVRIEIEGDTVTLASTDRYRFAVREFLWKPEDPEASAVALVPAKTLLDTAKALTSGDTVTLALSGSGAGEGLIGFEGAGRRTTTRLLEGDLPKYRTLFPTEFNSVAVIETAPFVEAVKRVALVAERNTPVRLSFEQGVLILEAGSSDDAQAVERVDAQLDGDDISIAFNPTFLLDGLSAIDSPVAQLSFTTSTKPALLSGRPAVDAEADDAYKYLIMPVRLSG; encoded by the coding sequence GTGAAGATCCGGGTGGAACGCGACGTACTCGCGGAGGCAGTGGCCTGGGCGGCGCGCAGCCTCCCGGCCCGACCGCCTGCGCCGGTCCTCGCGGGCCTTCTCCTGAAGGCCGAGGAGGGCGCACTGAGCCTGTCGAGCTTCGACTACGAGGTCTCGGCGCGGGTCTCGGTCGACGCGGAGATCGACGAGGAGGGCACCGTCCTCGTCTCGGGCCGGCTCCTGGCGGACATCTGCCGTGCCCTGCCGAACCGTCCGGTGGAGATTTCCACAGACGGTGTACGAGCGACCGTGGTCTGCGGCTCCTCGCGATTCACACTCCACACCCTGCCTGTGGAGGAGTACCCGGCACTGCCGCAGATGCCGACCGCGACGGGCACCGTCCCCGGTGAGGTCTTCGCCTCCGCCGCGGCCCAGGTCGCCATCGCCGCCGGCCGTGACGACACCCTGCCGGTGCTCACGGGTGTGCGCATCGAGATCGAGGGCGACACGGTCACCCTCGCCTCCACCGACCGCTACCGCTTCGCGGTCCGCGAGTTCCTGTGGAAGCCGGAGGACCCCGAGGCGTCCGCGGTCGCCCTGGTGCCCGCCAAGACGCTCCTGGACACCGCCAAGGCGCTCACGAGCGGTGACACGGTCACCCTGGCCCTGTCGGGCTCCGGCGCCGGTGAGGGTCTCATCGGCTTCGAGGGCGCGGGCCGCCGTACGACGACGCGTCTGCTCGAGGGCGACCTGCCGAAGTACCGCACCCTGTTCCCGACGGAGTTCAACTCCGTGGCCGTGATCGAGACCGCCCCCTTCGTGGAGGCCGTCAAGCGTGTGGCCCTCGTCGCCGAGCGGAACACCCCGGTGCGGCTCAGCTTCGAGCAGGGCGTGCTGATCCTGGAGGCCGGCTCCAGCGACGACGCACAGGCTGTGGAAAGGGTCGACGCCCAGCTGGACGGCGACGACATCTCGATCGCCTTCAACCCGACGTTCCTCCTGGACGGTCTGAGCGCGATCGACTCCCCGGTCGCCCAGCTCTCCTTCACGACCTCCACGAAGCCGGCGCTGCTCAGCGGCAGGCCCGCCGTGGACGCCGAGGCGGACGACGCGTACAAGTACCTGATCATGCCGGTGCGGCTGTCGGGCTGA
- the gnd gene encoding phosphogluconate dehydrogenase (NAD(+)-dependent, decarboxylating), which produces MELGLVGLGKMGGNMRERIRRAGHTVIGYDRNPDLADVHSLGELVGKLKAPRVVWVMVPAGGATQATVDELAELLEPGDVVVDGGNSRWTDDEKHAVELGIKGIGFVDCGVSGGVWGLENGYALMYGGTKEHVAKVQPIFDALKPEGEFGAVHAGKVGAGHFAKMVHNGIEYAMMQAYAEGWELLEKVDSVTDVREVFRSWQEGTVIRSWLLDLAVNALDDDEHLEKLRGFAADSGEGRWTVEAAIDNAVPLPAITASLFARFASRQDDSPQMKMIAALRNQFGGHAVEKK; this is translated from the coding sequence ATGGAGCTCGGTCTCGTCGGTCTCGGCAAGATGGGCGGCAACATGCGCGAGCGCATCCGCCGCGCAGGCCACACCGTCATCGGATACGACCGCAATCCGGACCTCGCGGACGTCCACAGCCTCGGAGAGCTTGTGGGCAAGCTCAAGGCCCCGCGTGTGGTGTGGGTGATGGTCCCCGCCGGCGGCGCGACCCAGGCCACCGTCGACGAGCTCGCCGAACTCCTCGAGCCGGGCGACGTCGTCGTGGACGGCGGCAACTCGCGCTGGACCGACGACGAGAAGCACGCCGTCGAGCTGGGCATCAAGGGCATCGGCTTCGTCGACTGCGGCGTCTCCGGGGGTGTCTGGGGTCTGGAGAACGGCTACGCCCTGATGTACGGCGGCACCAAGGAGCACGTCGCCAAGGTCCAGCCGATCTTCGACGCCCTCAAGCCGGAGGGCGAGTTCGGCGCCGTACACGCGGGCAAGGTCGGCGCGGGCCACTTCGCGAAGATGGTCCACAACGGCATCGAGTACGCCATGATGCAGGCCTACGCCGAGGGCTGGGAGCTCCTGGAGAAGGTCGACTCCGTCACCGATGTGCGGGAGGTCTTCCGCTCCTGGCAGGAGGGCACGGTCATCCGTTCCTGGCTGCTCGACCTGGCGGTCAACGCTCTGGACGACGACGAGCACCTGGAGAAGCTGCGCGGCTTCGCCGCCGACTCCGGTGAGGGCCGCTGGACGGTCGAGGCGGCCATCGACAACGCGGTGCCGCTGCCCGCGATCACCGCGTCCCTGTTCGCGCGCTTCGCCTCGCGCCAGGACGACTCGCCGCAGATGAAGATGATCGCCGCGCTGCGCAATCAGTTCGGCGGCCACGCAGTCGAGAAGAAGTAG
- the recF gene encoding DNA replication/repair protein RecF (All proteins in this family for which functions are known are DNA-binding proteins that assist the filamentation of RecA onto DNA for the initiation of recombination or recombinational repair.), with protein sequence MHVTHLSLADFRSYARVEVPLDPGVTAFVGPNGQGKTNLVEAVGYLATLGSHRVSSDAPLVRMGAERAVIRAAVRQGERQQLIELELNPGKANRARINRSSQVRPRDVLGIVRTVLFAPEDLALVKGDPGERRRFLDELITARSPRMAGVRSDYDRVLKQRNTLLKSAALARRHGGRSMDLSTLDVWDQHLARVGAELLAQRFDLIATLQPLADKAYEQLAPGGGPLALEYKPSSPEIDGHAREELYEQLMAALEAARKQEIERGVTLVGPHRDDLVLKLGQLPAKGYASHGESWSYALALRLASYDLLRAEGNEPVLVLDDVFAELDARRRERLAELVAPGEQVLVTAAVDDDVPGILAGTRYAVSDGTVERI encoded by the coding sequence ATGCACGTGACGCATCTGTCGCTGGCCGACTTCCGCTCGTACGCCCGGGTCGAGGTCCCTCTCGATCCGGGCGTCACCGCGTTCGTGGGCCCGAACGGGCAGGGCAAGACCAACCTCGTCGAGGCCGTCGGCTATCTCGCCACCCTCGGCAGTCACCGGGTCTCCTCGGACGCGCCGCTGGTCCGCATGGGCGCCGAGCGCGCCGTCATACGGGCCGCGGTCCGGCAGGGCGAGCGCCAGCAGCTCATCGAGCTCGAACTCAACCCGGGCAAGGCGAACCGCGCCAGGATCAACCGGTCCTCGCAGGTCAGACCCCGTGACGTGCTCGGCATCGTGCGCACGGTCCTGTTCGCGCCGGAGGACCTCGCGCTCGTCAAGGGCGACCCCGGCGAGCGCCGCCGCTTCCTCGACGAGCTGATCACGGCCCGCTCCCCGCGCATGGCCGGTGTCCGGTCCGACTACGACCGCGTACTCAAGCAGCGCAACACGCTCCTCAAGTCGGCCGCGCTCGCCCGCAGGCACGGCGGACGGTCCATGGACCTGTCGACCCTCGACGTGTGGGACCAACACCTCGCGCGCGTGGGCGCCGAGCTGCTCGCGCAGCGATTCGACCTGATCGCCACGCTCCAGCCGCTCGCCGACAAGGCGTACGAACAGCTGGCGCCCGGCGGCGGGCCGCTCGCCCTCGAATACAAGCCGTCCTCGCCCGAAATCGACGGCCACGCGCGCGAAGAGCTCTACGAGCAGCTGATGGCCGCCCTCGAAGCGGCCCGCAAACAGGAGATCGAGCGGGGCGTCACCCTCGTCGGACCGCACCGCGACGACCTGGTCCTCAAGCTCGGCCAGCTGCCGGCGAAGGGGTACGCCAGCCATGGCGAGTCCTGGTCGTACGCGCTGGCGCTGCGCCTGGCCTCGTACGACCTGCTGCGGGCCGAGGGGAACGAGCCGGTGCTCGTGCTCGACGACGTCTTCGCGGAGCTCGACGCGCGACGCAGGGAGCGCCTCGCCGAGCTGGTCGCCCCCGGCGAGCAGGTCCTGGTGACGGCCGCGGTGGACGACGACGTGCCGGGCATCCTGGCGGGCACGCGGTACGCGGTGTCCGACGGCACGGTGGAGCGGATATGA
- a CDS encoding DUF721 domain-containing protein: MSENTSGDVPPKAPEPSGVDLARVALRAAKEQARARGVADQQKKQARRGGGLRSGARADGRDPVAFGAAINRLITERGWEAPAAVGGVMGRWPEIVGEDLAKHSEPLKYDEDERVLTVQCDSTAWAMQLRYLAPTLVARLNEDLGHGTVRLLKILGPNGPARRFGPLRAPGSKGPGDTYG; this comes from the coding sequence ATGAGCGAGAACACATCCGGCGACGTCCCGCCGAAGGCCCCCGAGCCGTCCGGCGTCGACCTCGCGCGCGTGGCCCTGCGCGCCGCGAAGGAACAGGCACGCGCGCGTGGAGTGGCCGACCAGCAGAAGAAGCAGGCCCGGCGCGGTGGCGGACTGAGGTCCGGGGCGCGTGCCGACGGCCGCGACCCGGTCGCGTTCGGCGCGGCGATCAACCGGCTGATCACCGAGCGTGGCTGGGAGGCGCCGGCCGCCGTCGGCGGTGTCATGGGCCGCTGGCCGGAGATCGTGGGCGAGGACCTCGCCAAGCACTCCGAGCCCCTGAAGTACGACGAGGACGAGCGCGTCCTGACCGTCCAGTGCGACTCGACGGCCTGGGCGATGCAGCTGCGGTACCTGGCTCCGACGCTGGTGGCGCGGCTCAACGAGGACCTCGGGCACGGCACCGTACGGCTCCTGAAGATCCTTGGGCCCAACGGTCCCGCCCGCCGCTTCGGCCCCCTGCGCGCCCCCGGAAGCAAGGGCCCCGGCGACACCTACGGGTGA
- the gyrB gene encoding DNA topoisomerase (ATP-hydrolyzing) subunit B: MLCQKGRFVADSGNPNENIPSTAADAVGEAPAEATQSSGEVTSAYDASAITVLEGLDAVRKRPGMYIGSTGERGLHHLVQEVVDNSVDEALAGHADTIDVTILHDGGVRVVDNGRGIPVGIVPSEGKPALEVVLTVLHAGGKFGGGGYAVSGGLHGVGVSVVNALSMKVAVEVKTDGHRWTQDYKLGVPTAPLAQHEATDEHGTSVTFWADPDIFETTEYSFETLSRRFQEMAFLNKGLRITLTDERESAKAVAGADEAGADEKPEVKAVEYHYEGGIVDFVKYLNSRKGDVVHPSVIDLEAEDKDKLLSLEVAMQWNSSYAEGVYSFANIIHTHEGGTHEEGFRAALTSLINKYARDKKLLREKDDNLTGDDIREGLTAIISVKLSEPQFEGQTKTKLGNTEVKTFVQKVVYEHLNDWLDRNPVEAADIIRKGIQAATARVAARKARDLTRRKGLLETASLPGKLSDCQSNDPTKCEIFIVEGDSAGGSAKSGRNPQYQAILPIRGKILNVEKARIDKILQNQEIQALISAFGTGVHEDFDIEKLRYHKIILMADADVDGQHINTLLLTFLFRFMRPLVEAGYVYLSRPPLYKIKWGREDFEYAYSDRERDALTELGRQQGKRIREDSIQRFKGLGEMNAEELRITTMDIEHRVLGKVTLDDAAQADDLFSVLMGEDVEARRSFIQRNAKDVRFLDI, from the coding sequence GTGCTGTGCCAGAAAGGGCGCTTCGTGGCCGATTCCGGCAACCCCAACGAGAACATCCCGTCCACTGCCGCCGACGCCGTCGGCGAGGCCCCCGCGGAGGCGACTCAGTCCTCCGGCGAGGTGACCTCGGCCTACGACGCGAGCGCCATCACAGTCCTCGAGGGTCTGGACGCGGTCCGCAAGCGGCCCGGCATGTACATCGGCTCGACCGGTGAGCGCGGCCTTCACCACCTGGTGCAGGAGGTCGTCGACAACTCGGTCGACGAGGCGCTGGCCGGCCACGCGGACACGATCGACGTGACGATCCTGCACGACGGCGGTGTGCGCGTCGTGGACAACGGCCGCGGCATCCCGGTGGGCATCGTCCCGTCCGAGGGCAAGCCCGCCCTCGAGGTCGTGCTGACCGTGCTGCACGCGGGCGGCAAGTTCGGCGGCGGCGGCTACGCGGTCTCCGGCGGTCTGCACGGCGTGGGCGTCTCCGTCGTCAACGCGCTGTCCATGAAGGTCGCCGTCGAGGTCAAGACCGACGGCCACCGCTGGACCCAGGACTACAAGCTGGGCGTCCCCACGGCTCCGCTCGCGCAGCACGAGGCCACGGACGAGCACGGCACCTCGGTCACCTTCTGGGCCGACCCGGACATCTTCGAGACCACCGAGTACTCCTTCGAGACGCTGTCGCGACGCTTCCAGGAGATGGCGTTCCTCAACAAGGGTTTGAGGATCACACTCACCGACGAGCGTGAGTCGGCGAAGGCCGTCGCCGGTGCGGACGAGGCGGGCGCCGACGAGAAGCCCGAGGTCAAGGCCGTCGAGTACCACTACGAGGGCGGCATCGTCGACTTCGTGAAGTACCTCAACTCCCGCAAGGGAGACGTGGTGCACCCCTCCGTCATCGACCTGGAGGCCGAGGACAAGGACAAGCTCCTGTCCCTCGAGGTCGCGATGCAGTGGAACAGCAGCTACGCCGAGGGCGTGTACTCCTTCGCCAACATCATCCACACGCACGAGGGCGGTACCCACGAAGAGGGCTTCCGCGCCGCGCTGACCTCGCTGATCAACAAGTACGCGCGCGACAAGAAGCTGCTTCGCGAGAAGGACGACAACCTCACGGGTGACGACATCCGCGAGGGTCTGACGGCGATCATCTCGGTGAAGCTGAGCGAGCCGCAGTTCGAGGGCCAGACCAAGACCAAGCTGGGCAACACCGAGGTGAAGACCTTCGTCCAGAAGGTGGTCTACGAGCACCTGAACGACTGGCTGGACCGCAACCCCGTCGAGGCCGCGGACATCATCCGCAAGGGCATCCAGGCGGCCACCGCGCGCGTGGCGGCCCGCAAGGCCCGCGACCTCACGCGTCGCAAGGGCCTGCTGGAGACGGCGTCGCTGCCAGGCAAGCTCTCCGACTGCCAGTCGAACGATCCCACCAAGTGCGAGATCTTCATCGTCGAGGGTGACTCCGCCGGCGGCTCGGCCAAGTCCGGACGCAACCCGCAGTACCAGGCCATCCTGCCCATCCGAGGCAAGATCCTTAACGTCGAGAAGGCGCGGATCGACAAGATCCTGCAGAACCAGGAGATCCAGGCGCTGATCTCCGCCTTCGGCACCGGAGTCCACGAGGACTTCGACATCGAGAAGCTCCGCTATCACAAGATCATCCTGATGGCGGACGCCGACGTGGACGGCCAGCACATCAACACCCTGCTGCTGACCTTCCTGTTCCGCTTCATGCGCCCCCTCGTCGAGGCCGGCTACGTGTACCTGTCGCGCCCGCCGCTCTACAAGATCAAGTGGGGTCGTGAGGACTTCGAGTACGCGTACTCGGACCGCGAGCGCGACGCCCTGACCGAGCTCGGCCGCCAGCAGGGCAAGCGGATCCGCGAGGACTCGATCCAGCGCTTCAAGGGTCTCGGCGAGATGAACGCCGAGGAGCTGCGCATCACCACGATGGACATCGAGCACCGTGTGCTCGGCAAGGTCACCCTCGACGACGCCGCCCAGGCGGACGACCTGTTCTCCGTCCTGATGGGCGAGGACGTCGAGGCGCGCCGCTCGTTCATCCAGCGCAACGCCAAGGACGTCCGCTTCCTCGACATCTGA
- the gyrA gene encoding DNA gyrase subunit A: protein MTDENTPPTPEEGAEISVTVETVPEEGAQRIEPVGLETEMQRSYLDYAMSVIVSRALPDVRDGLKPVHRRVLYAMYDGGYRPEKGFYKCARVVGDVMGNYHPHGDSSIYDALVRLAQPWSMRMPLVDSNGNFGSPGNDPAAAMRYTECKMAPLSMEMVRDIDEETVDFTDNYDGRSQEPTVLPARFPNLLINGSAGIAVGMATNIPPHNLREVASGAQWYLENPEASHEELLDALIERIKGPDFPTGALVVGRKGIEEAYRTGRGSITMRAVVEVEEIQNRQCLVVTELPYQVNPDNLAQKIADLVKDGRVGGIADVRDETSSRTGQRLVIVLKRDAVAKVVLNNLYKHTDLQTNFGANMLALVDGVPRTLSLDAFIRHWVSHQVEVIVRRTKFRLRKAEERAHILRGLLKALDAIDEVIALIRRSDTVEIAREGLMSLLEIDEIQANAILEMQLRRLAALERQKIVAEHDELQIKINEYNAILASPERQRQIISQELGAIVEKFGDDRRSKLVPFDGDMSIEDLIAEEDIVVTISRGGYVKRTKTVDYRSQKRGGKGVRGTKLKEDDIVDHFFVSTTHHWLLFFTNKGRVYRAKAYELPDAGRDARGQHVANLLAFQPDESIAEILAIRDYEAAPYLVLATKGGLVKKTPLKDYDSPRSGGVIAINLRETEDGSDDELIGAELVSAEDDLLLISKKAQSIRFTATDDALRPMGRATSGVKGMSFREGDQLLSMNVVRPGTFVFTATDGGYAKRTAVDEYRVQGRGGLGIKAAKIVEDRGSLVGALVTEETDEILAITLSGGVIRTRVNEVRETGRDTMGVQLINLGKRDAVVGIARNAEAGREAEEVDGDVIVDEAAEVETAVETDEGTESTAE, encoded by the coding sequence ATGACCGACGAGAACACTCCCCCCACGCCTGAAGAAGGCGCCGAGATCAGCGTCACGGTCGAAACGGTGCCCGAAGAGGGTGCCCAGCGCATCGAGCCCGTCGGGCTCGAGACCGAGATGCAGCGCTCGTACCTCGACTACGCGATGTCCGTCATCGTGTCGCGTGCCCTGCCCGACGTACGGGACGGCCTCAAGCCCGTCCACCGCCGCGTCCTCTACGCGATGTACGACGGCGGCTACCGGCCCGAGAAGGGCTTCTACAAGTGCGCCCGCGTCGTCGGCGACGTCATGGGCAACTACCACCCGCACGGCGACTCCTCGATCTACGACGCCCTGGTCCGCCTGGCGCAGCCGTGGTCGATGCGTATGCCGCTGGTGGACTCGAACGGAAACTTCGGCTCCCCGGGCAACGACCCCGCGGCCGCCATGCGCTACACCGAGTGCAAGATGGCGCCGCTGTCCATGGAGATGGTCCGTGACATCGACGAGGAGACCGTCGACTTCACGGACAACTACGACGGCCGCTCCCAGGAGCCGACCGTCCTGCCGGCCCGCTTCCCGAACCTGCTGATCAACGGCTCGGCGGGCATCGCGGTCGGTATGGCCACCAACATCCCGCCGCACAACCTGCGCGAGGTCGCCTCCGGCGCCCAGTGGTACCTGGAGAACCCGGAGGCCTCGCACGAGGAGCTCCTGGACGCGCTCATCGAGCGCATCAAGGGCCCGGACTTCCCGACCGGCGCCCTGGTCGTGGGCCGCAAGGGCATCGAGGAGGCGTACCGCACGGGCCGTGGCTCCATCACGATGCGCGCGGTCGTCGAGGTCGAGGAGATCCAGAACCGCCAGTGCCTGGTGGTCACCGAACTCCCCTACCAGGTCAACCCGGACAACCTCGCGCAGAAGATCGCCGACCTGGTGAAGGACGGCCGCGTCGGCGGCATCGCCGACGTCCGCGACGAGACCTCTTCGCGCACCGGCCAGCGCCTCGTCATCGTCCTGAAGCGCGACGCCGTCGCCAAGGTCGTCCTGAACAACCTCTACAAGCACACCGACCTCCAGACGAACTTCGGCGCCAACATGCTGGCGCTCGTCGACGGCGTGCCGCGCACCCTCTCCCTGGACGCCTTCATCCGCCACTGGGTGAGCCACCAGGTCGAGGTCATCGTCCGCCGTACGAAGTTCCGCCTGCGCAAGGCCGAGGAGCGCGCCCACATCCTGCGCGGCCTCCTGAAGGCCCTGGACGCCATCGACGAGGTCATCGCGCTCATCCGGCGCAGTGACACCGTCGAGATCGCCCGCGAGGGCCTGATGAGCCTCCTGGAGATCGACGAGATCCAGGCCAACGCGATCCTCGAGATGCAGCTGCGCCGACTGGCCGCCCTGGAGCGCCAGAAGATCGTCGCCGAGCACGACGAACTGCAGATCAAGATCAACGAGTACAACGCGATCCTGGCCTCGCCGGAGCGCCAGCGCCAGATCATCAGCCAGGAACTCGGTGCGATCGTCGAGAAGTTCGGCGACGACCGGCGCTCCAAGCTGGTGCCCTTCGACGGCGACATGTCCATCGAGGACCTGATCGCCGAAGAGGACATCGTCGTCACGATCTCGCGCGGCGGCTACGTCAAGCGCACCAAGACGGTCGACTACCGCTCGCAGAAGCGCGGCGGCAAGGGCGTACGCGGCACGAAGCTCAAGGAAGACGACATCGTCGACCACTTCTTCGTGTCGACGACGCACCACTGGCTGCTGTTCTTCACGAACAAGGGCCGCGTCTACCGCGCGAAGGCGTACGAGCTCCCGGACGCCGGCCGTGACGCTCGCGGCCAGCACGTGGCCAACCTGCTGGCCTTCCAGCCGGACGAGTCGATCGCCGAGATCCTCGCGATCCGCGACTACGAGGCGGCCCCCTACCTGGTCCTCGCCACAAAGGGCGGTCTCGTGAAGAAGACCCCCCTCAAGGACTACGACTCGCCCCGCTCGGGCGGCGTCATCGCCATCAATCTGCGCGAGACGGAGGACGGCTCCGACGACGAGCTGATCGGCGCCGAGCTGGTCTCCGCCGAGGACGACCTGCTGCTCATCAGCAAGAAGGCGCAGTCCATCCGTTTCACCGCAACGGACGACGCGCTGCGCCCGATGGGCCGTGCCACATCCGGTGTGAAGGGCATGAGTTTCCGCGAGGGCGACCAGCTGCTCTCGATGAATGTCGTCAGGCCGGGTACGTTCGTGTTCACTGCCACCGACGGCGGGTACGCGAAGCGGACCGCCGTCGACGAGTACCGCGTCCAGGGCCGCGGTGGCCTCGGTATCAAGGCCGCCAAGATCGTGGAGGACCGCGGTTCGCTCGTCGGCGCGCTGGTGACCGAGGAGACGGACGAGATCCTCGCCATCACGCTGTCGGGCGGTGTGATTCGTACGCGAGTCAACGAGGTCAGGGAGACGGGCCGTGACACCATGGGCGTCCAACTGATCAACCTGGGCAAGCGCGATGCCGTGGTCGGTATCGCTCGTAACGCCGAGGCCGGTCGCGAGGCGGAGGAGGTCGACGGTGACGTCATCGTCGACGAGGCCGCCGAGGTCGAGACGGCTGTCGAAACGGACGAGGGCACAGAGTCCACGGCCGAGTAG
- a CDS encoding DUF3566 domain-containing protein: protein MSGATGAGSTGTESDGGRGPATDSNDSHESHGSQGGTVTDTRGPQTQQYAAETDGALPGERQQPSQPSQPYHPPQAYQAAPPAGAVRRPRTGARTTPRTRKARLRVAKADPWSVMKVSFLLSIALGICTVVAAAVLWMVMDAMGVFSTVGGTISEATGSNESNGFDLQSFLSLPRVLIFTSIIAVIDVVLATALATLGAFIYNLSAGFVGGVELTLAEDE, encoded by the coding sequence GTGAGCGGAGCCACGGGCGCCGGATCGACCGGTACGGAATCGGACGGCGGCCGTGGCCCCGCCACTGACTCGAACGACTCGCACGAGTCTCATGGATCCCAGGGGGGAACTGTGACGGACACCCGAGGTCCGCAGACGCAGCAGTACGCGGCCGAGACGGACGGGGCGCTGCCCGGGGAGAGGCAGCAGCCTTCGCAGCCCTCGCAGCCGTACCACCCGCCGCAGGCCTACCAGGCGGCTCCGCCGGCCGGAGCGGTCCGCAGGCCGCGCACGGGGGCCCGCACGACGCCCCGTACGCGCAAGGCGCGTCTGAGGGTCGCCAAGGCCGATCCGTGGTCGGTGATGAAGGTCAGCTTCCTGCTCTCCATCGCGCTCGGCATCTGCACGGTCGTCGCGGCGGCGGTGCTGTGGATGGTCATGGACGCCATGGGCGTCTTCTCGACCGTGGGCGGCACGATCTCCGAGGCCACGGGCTCGAACGAGTCCAACGGCTTCGACCTCCAGTCGTTCCTGTCGCTGCCGCGCGTCCTGATCTTCACGTCGATCATCGCGGTCATCGACGTCGTCCTGGCGACGGCTCTGGCCACGCTCGGCGCGTTCATCTACAACCTCTCCGCGGGCTTCGTGGGCGGCGTCGAGCTGACCCTCGCCGAGGACGAGTAG
- a CDS encoding DUF6344 domain-containing protein, with amino-acid sequence MATNKVIKLWTVLITAFFAVLTAMGLTSPAAAATPVQQSEGIRNAAVSTPAATAVRAPWAFKRSLPPTMKQRIRAEAHGSSPSCRHRPPADTESGSEFEETAAGINALHSQS; translated from the coding sequence ATGGCCACCAACAAGGTCATCAAGCTGTGGACCGTCCTCATCACCGCCTTCTTCGCGGTGCTGACCGCGATGGGTCTCACGTCCCCGGCCGCCGCGGCCACGCCCGTACAGCAGTCGGAGGGCATCCGCAACGCGGCGGTGAGCACCCCCGCCGCTACCGCCGTCCGGGCACCCTGGGCCTTCAAACGATCCCTGCCTCCCACAATGAAGCAGCGCATCCGCGCCGAGGCCCACGGTTCCTCCCCCAGCTGCCGCCACCGCCCGCCGGCCGACACGGAGTCCGGGAGCGAGTTCGAAGAGACCGCGGCAGGAATCAACGCGCTCCACTCGCAGTCGTAG
- a CDS encoding DLW-39 family protein, translated as MKKLLLVALAAIGGLLVYRQIQADRAEQDLWTEATDSVPTGS; from the coding sequence GTGAAGAAGCTTCTCCTGGTCGCACTGGCCGCCATCGGCGGGCTCCTCGTGTACCGCCAGATCCAGGCGGATCGCGCCGAGCAGGATCTGTGGACGGAGGCGACTGACTCCGTACCCACGGGTTCGTGA